In one Magallana gigas chromosome 7, xbMagGiga1.1, whole genome shotgun sequence genomic region, the following are encoded:
- the LOC105339147 gene encoding uncharacterized protein isoform X1, which translates to MMENPTVFLLYAKDGIKIADTVKERLEQNETTVHVADVLKIHEEFPSSLLVLFLTPEMLSLLKSPNAPDLESVHHKSNKCALFFHDTINFAGDPVQQILNQKVPSYKNWQPFVIEKKVRGTVLQILNLIETQDVEIPDLVSDCKLYPDDVWEDKQTVFISFNSERTQEDKVTVDVDQTLFEATWVNPYTFMFTYKDCRDSPQHTVTVCANDAYVGACKVLIKNRDQILLEEINDENSSLHYLQDIMQTIKDTDVELHTVTTDSRILKGTRQLLKRLNQTVSKESSAHVNKGTQDKQTEEESAKPSRLERTIRDVRNKWEDRSKRDADGPLISKLRKRSQRFTKALQNLNKEEDIPHIKRNSSLIKRLPSDFFDVAKGLFKR; encoded by the exons ATGATGGAAAATCCTACAGTTTTTCTTCTGTATGCCAAGGATGGAATTAAGATTGCAGACACAGTCAAGGAACGTTTGGAACAAAACGAAACTACAGTACATGTTGCAGACGTTTTGAAAATCCATGAAGAGTTCCCTTCCTCATTATTGGTGCTGTTTTTAACCCCTGAGATGTTATCTCTGTTGAAATCACCAAATGCACCCGATCTCGAAAGTGTGCATCACAAAAGCAACAAATGTGCTTTATTTTTCCATGATACGATCAATTTCGCTGGAGATCCAGTCCAACAGATTCTTAATCAGAAAGTCCCTTCCTATAAAAATTGGCAACCTTTTGTGATAGAAAAGAAAGTTCGTGGAACCGTTCTACAAATCTTAAATCTGATTGAGACGCAGGATGTTGAGATTCCAGACCTTGTGTCCGACTGTAAACTTTATCCAGATGATGTTTGGGag GACAAGCAGACTGTGTTCATATCCTTTAACTCCGAGAGAACACAGGAGGACAAGGTGACGGTTGACGTAGATCAAACCTTGTTTGAAGCCACCTGGGTTAACCCGTACACCTTTATGTTCACATACAAGG ATTGCAGGGATTCTCCTCAGCATACGGTGACTGTGTGCGCGAACGATGCCTATGTAGGAGCATGTAAGGTACTCATCAAGAACAGGGATCAAATTCTCCTAGAAGAAATCAATGACGAGAATTCGTCACTTCATTATTTGCAAGACATCATGCAAACAATTAAAGACACGGATGTTGAATTACACACAGTTACCACTGATTCCAGAATTCTGAAGGGCACTAGGCAACTATTGAAAAGACTGAACCAGACAGTTTCAAAGG aAAGTTCCGCCCATGTGAACAAGGGGACTCAAGATAAACAGACCGAGGAAGAG agtGCTAAACCTTCACGGCTAGAAAGAACCATTCGGGACGTCAGAAATAAATGGGAAG atcGTTCAAAAAGAGACGCCGATGGTCCATTAATATCTAAATTG CGAAAACGAAGTCAACGATTTACCAAAGCTCTGCAAAATCTGAATAAAGAAGAAGACATTCCTCACATAAAGCGGAATTCAAGTTTAATCAAAAGATTGCCTTCGGACTTTTTCGACGTCGCGAAGGGTCTATTCAAAcgttaa
- the LOC105339147 gene encoding uncharacterized protein isoform X2, producing the protein MSGITITNKKIVMLDFPIVSLLCAHDGINIANTVKKSLEKNETKVLIVDVLQISEAPPSSVLVLFLTPGMLSVLKSSHAPDLNSVYSRSKTCALFFHETIDFYGDSIQQLLQQTIPSFTKWGCLPTGKRIRVIVLKIIELIDTVEEEPDQDVPGLVWDCKLYPESVWEDKQTVFISFNSERTLEDKVTVDVDRTLFEATWVNPYTFMFQYKHGCNANGQRLVTVFVNGECLATSMIFVKDRSQILLGEINDSASPLHFLKDIVQSIKDTDSELPTESIDVKLLEGTKQFLKMLAQLPDFTDGNKSGMTTVNQLLFACEKLARGSLEPRRREYISPRTSLHRMVVITKYGSG; encoded by the exons ATGTCCGGAATTACGATTACCAACAAG AAAATCGTCATGCTAGATTTTCCCATAGTTTCTCTCCTTTGTGCGCATGATGGAATTAACATTGCTAATACGGTCAAAAaaagtttagaaaaaaatgaaaccaaGGTACTTATTGTTGACGTTTTGCAAATCAGTGAAGCACCTCCTTCCTCTGTACTGGTACTATTTTTAACCCCAGGGATGTTATCTGTGTTGAAATCATCACATGCACCCGATCTGAACAGTGTATATAGCAGAAGCAAAACGTGTGCTTTGTTTTTTCATGAGACAATTGACTTCTATGGAGATTCGATTCAACAATTGTTGCAACAAACGATTCCTTCATTTACAAAATGGGGTTGTTTACCTACAGGAAAGAGAATTAGAGTTATCGTTTTAAAAATCATAGAACTCATTGACACAGTTGAAGAGGAACCAGATCAAGATGTTCCTGGTCTTGTGTGGGACTGTAAGCTTTATCCAGAGAGTGTATGGGAA GACAAGCAGACTGTGTTCATATCCTTTAACTCCGAGAGAACACTTGAGGACAAGGTGACGGTTGACGTAGATCGGACCTTGTTTGAAGCCACCTGGGTTAATCCGTACACCTTTATGTTTCAGTATAAacatg GCTGCAATGCAAATGGCCAGCGCTTGGTAACGGTTTTTGTAAACGGAGAATGCCTAGCCACTTCTATGATTTTCGTTAAAGACAGGAGCCAGATACTATTAGGAGAAATCAACGACTCAGCTTCGCCACTTCATTTCTTAAAGGACATTGTACAATCTATCAAAGACACAGATAGCGAATTGCCTACTGAGAGCATAGATGTCAAACTACTGGAGGGCaccaaacagtttttaaaaatgttggcTCAATTACCTGACTTTACAGATGGCAATAAAAGCGGTATgactactgtaaaccaacttttatttgcgtgcGAGAAATTAGCGCGAGGTTCGCTAGAGCCTCGTCGTCGCGAATATATCTCGCCGCGAACCAGTCTTCATCGTAtggttgttataacaaaatacggGTCTGGATAA